The Bacteroides fragilis NCTC 9343 genome includes the window ATCCGCCCCGAAGGCAAGCGACTGATGGAAATCAACAGCCGGCGTTTCGGTACTCCGGGCATTACCACCGTCATCGGTGACTTTCTTGAAACAGATACCGCCATTTATCCCTGTCCCGATGCAGTTTTTATCGGCGGACATGGCGGACGGCTGAAAGAAATCATATCCCGGGTCCGGCATAAGCTTCTTCCCGGAGCACGCATCGTTTTCAACTCCGTATCCGAAGAAAGTAAAACGCATTTCATCGAAGCCGCCAACGAATCCGGACTCTGTTTTCTCGGCGGAACAAGAGTCGCAATAAATGAATATAATCCAATAGAGATCCTGGTGGCTTCAGCTCCGGACTCTCCTTATCTATAAAAATATATGAAAACAGCCATTATTGTCATATCAGAAGCCGGCATAGCACTGGCCAAGACACTGGAACAGGAACTTCCCGAATCAGAGATCTTTTCTACCGGCACAGACACAGATTGCCACTCTATTTCCAATCTTCAGGAGGCCGTTCCTGAGATATTCCATAAATTCGATGCTATTATCTTCATCGGAGCTATGGGAATTTGTATCCGTGCCATTGCTCCCCATATTGAAGACAAGCATAAAGATCCCGCCGTTGTCTGTGTAGACAGCACAGGACGTTATGCTGTCTCTGTCCTGTCCGGACATATTGGTGGAGCCAACGGACTGACCCGGTATGTGGCAAGCATTCTGGGAGCCGAACCTGTGATTACCACCCGGAGTGACCGTACCGGTCTTTGGGCCCTCGATACTCTTGGCAAAAAATACGGTTGGCAAACAGTCCCGGCCGAATCATCGGATATGAATCATCTGATCACACTCTTTGTAGATTGCAAACCAACAGCTCTATTACTCGACATTCGCGACGAAGGCACAACACAGTTGGAACATACCTTGCCTCCTCACGTCGATGTATTCTACAAATTTGAGGATATGGATCTCCGGAAATATGACTTGCTCCTGCTTGTCACTCCATTCATTTACAACACCTCCGACACTCCGGCACTCTACTACGTCCCACCGGTATTGCATATGGGAGTCGGACTGGCCCGCGATGCCCATCCGGTGGATACCGTCATTACCCATCTGATGGATGTTGTGGTGCAAGCCAACATGATCCCTCTTGCCATACGTACCGTATCTTCCATTGAAGAAAAAAAAGACGAACCGGTGCTCAAACTACTTGCAGAGGCTTATCAGACCCGGCTTTACACCGCCAGTCAACTCAGCAAAATAGAGGTGCCCACTCCAAGTGAAGTGGTCAACAAGCACATGGGTACTCCCAGTGTATCCGAAGCCTCTGCCCTACTCTCTTCCGGAGGCGGTCCCTTACTCCTGCCCAAACAAAAAGGCGCTAACTTTACTGTAGCCATCGCCATGGACGCTGCCTCCGTACGTCAGGGGCACATCGAAATTGTCGGAGCCGGTCCCGGCGATCCGGAGCTGATCTCCGTACGCGGACGTCACTTTCTCGAAGAAGCCGACCTGATACTTTATGCCGGCAGTCTCGTCCCCCGCGAACTGACAGAATGTGCCAAAGCCGGTGCTACCATACGCAGTTCGGCTTCCATGACTCTCGAAGAGCAATTTGCCTTGATGAAAGAGTTTTATGACCGTGGACAGTTGGTAGTCCGTCTGCATACAGGCGACCCTTGTATCTATGGTGCCATCCAGGAGCAAATGAATTTCTTCGACCAATATGGTATGCATTACCACATCACTCCGGGGATCTCTTCATTTCAGGCTGCCGCCGCTGCTCTCCAATCCCAATTCACCATTCCGGAGAGGGTACAGACCATCATCCTCACTCGCGGTGAAGGTCGTACACCGATGCCCGAGAAAGAGAAACTCAGCCTGCTGGCACGTTCGCAAAGCACCATGTGCATCTTCCTCAGCGCAGGCGTAGTCGATCAGGTTCAGCGAGAGCTCCTCGAGCACTATCCGCCCACTACACCTGTAGCTGCCTGTTATCATCTGACCTGGAAAGACGAACGCATCTTTCGCGGACAATTACAGGATTTAGCTAAGATCGTAAACGAAAACCATCTGACTCTGACTACCATGATTGTCGTAGGCGATGCCATCGATAATCGGGAAGGACTGTCACGACTATATTCTCACCAATTTAAACACTTATTCCGTAAATAATCATGATACTTATATTTGGAGGAACCACTGAAGGACGGGCTGCCGTCAATGTAATCGAAGAAGCCGGGAAACCTTATTATTACTCAACCAAAGGTGACGAACAGGATATCTACCTGCATCATGGCATACGCCTGAGCGGCGCCATGACCCGGAGAACCCTGAAAGCTTTCTGTCGCCAAAACGACATTCGCCTTTTGATAGATGCCGCCCACCCCTTTGCCGAAAAGCTGCATGATACAGTAACCGATGTTGCGCATGATCTCGGCATTCCCTGCATTCGATACGAACGCATTTACGACCGCTCTTACCTCAACCCGATTTTCGAAGACAACTGCGACCCTGATGATTTGCCTTTTAAATTTGAATATGACAATCGGGATCTGTTGCGCGAGTTGAAGAAAGAAAAAGAGGGTCACAGATTTCTTTTCCTGACAGGCGTCCAGTCCATCGCCCGATTCAAATCTTTATGGACCAAGAAGAAGTATGAATGTTACTTCCGTATTCTCGACCGTGACAGCTCCCGTGAAATAGCCCGTCAAGCAGGATTCCCGGAAGATCATCTGGTGTACTATCATCCCGAAACGGAGAATCTGCCCCAACTCCTGCAAGAACTGTCTCCCCAGGCAGTCGTCCTGAAAGAGAGTGGGAAGTCCGGAGGATTCACCGAAAAGAAAGACATGATCCTGGAATATGGGGCAACTCCTTACATCCTTCTCCATCCCGAATTAGAATATTACGATATAACAGTAGACGGAGTAAACAGTCTCCGCCGTACCCTTGAGAAAATGCTGCCCGATTACTTCCCATTGCGTAGCGGACTCACTACCGGGAGTTGTGCCGCAGCCGCTGCCATAGCTGCTTTTCGGAAACTGAAAAATCCCATACTCGAGGATTTTAACCGGAATATCCATACCGTCCTTCCCAGTGGCGAAACGATTGAAATTCCTTGCCAATCCGTATCCGGAACATTCTCCGACGAGAAAATTGAAGTCAGCGCTACCGTCATCAAAGATGGAGGAGACGACCCCGATGTGACCAGTGGGCTGCCGATTGTAACCACTTTAACCCTGAACCTCGCAGAAGCGAAACAGGCTAATAACGCACCTGTACAAACTCCGGAAACATGGGAGTTCGTCTTCCATGGTGGCCCGGGTGTAGGAACAGTTACCCTGCCGGGACTCGGGCTCGAAGTAGGTGGTCCGGCCATTAACGCCACTCCCAGGCAAATGATTATCGACAATCTGAGGAATTGCATCCGGTACTACTATCGATACCTGCCAAACGCTCCCATCCATGTCACCATCTCAGTTCCCGGAGGTGAAGAAGTCGCCGCACGTACTTTCAACCCCCGGCTGGGTGTCGTAGGCGGAATCTCCATCATCGGTACCAGCGGTATTGTGAAACCCTTTTCTTCCGAAGCTTTCGTCCGTTCCATTCGTAAGGAGATGGAAGTGGCACGTGCTACAGGTGCTTGCCGCATTGTCATCAATTCGGGAGCCAAAAGCGAAAAATATATTCGCAATCTCTATCCGGAACTTCCGCCGCAGGCTTTTGTGCACTATGGTAATTTCATAGGCGAAACGATCGGAATTGCAGCCGAACTCGGCATCTCGCGGCTGACCTTGGGAGTAATGATGGGTAAAGCTGTGAAACTGGCGGAAGGGCACCTCGACACACACAGCAAGAAAGTCACCATGAACAAGGAGTTCCTCAAAGAAATTGCCCGACGGTGTGGATGTACCCCCTCCAGCATAGAGGCAATCGACCATATCATTCTGGCACGTGAACTTTGGAACATCCTTCCTGAAACCGAACTGCAGGCTTTCTGTTCCCTGTTGATCGAACAATGCCACCGCCACTGCGATGTGCTGCTCCCCAATGGAGAACTAACCATCCTTCTGATTACTGAAGAAGGAAAAATCATACAGTAAGTTCCTGTCTAAGTTAAATCGGTCATAAAAGATCGATTTAACTTAGACTGACAAATAACCAAGAGCATACCCTGTTTTGAGGTTAATCCACTGAATGTTAGTAATCTCTATTTTTCAATTTCTATTATGATCCTTCCCATTCAATAAAATTTAAACCGAATACAATAAAAAAGCAATATAATCCAAGCAGTAATAAAAGGTTTATTGCATTTATAGAATATAATTATCAAAACATAAAGTTTAATAGAAAGGAAAAAACTTTTATTATGAAGAAAACTTATTTATGGACGGCCATGCTTTGCACGGCAATAGCATTTTCGGCATGCAAATCCAATAAAGCCGGACAGGACACCGCAAGCGAAGCAAAGACTGAAGAAGCAGTTATACCGGGAAGTGATAAAGACGAACACGGTTGCGTCGGCTCTGCCGGATACGTATGGAGTGAAGTGAAGAAAGATTGTATTCGTCCCTTCGAAGCAGGACTGAAAATCAGCGAAACCCAAAAAGACAACGCTACTTACGCCACTTACATCGTATTTGCTGCCGACTCTGTGCAAGCAGAACTCTACACACCCGAGTCTGAAGGAAGTATCCTGCTCGAACGTGCGGACAACCAATGGAAAAACGATACGATCAGCGTCAGTTGCAAGAACGGTCAATGGAGCATTTCTAAACAGAAATAAAAAAACACCTCGCCCCGAAAAAGCTGTCTCAAATTAGATAATCGCTAATTTACCGGCCGGTAACATCGTCATCTCAATTTTTCTTTGCAATGTAGAAGCCCGATCCGGGCGCATCCACTCTACGCAAAATAAGTCCATCCCGGTCAGACTAACCTCGACGGGCGAGGTTTACAGTTTGTATTTGCCCCGATGAATATTTCATCAGGACAAATACAAACTGTCTACAATCAGGATAATGCCGCAATCCCCGTTCCTATCAGATTGGCATTATCCATACTATTAATATGAACTTCGACATCTTCCAGTTCAAGCTCACGAAGAAGTTCCTGCAATTTCTCCATTACAAGGATATTATAGTTTTTATCTTTCCGACTTTCACTCCAGAAAAGACTGCCCTCGGCAATCAGACAAACCCGATGGATATCTCGATTATACGATTTCAGCAATGCGATTAATCCGGCAAGAGAGGCAGCGACGAGCTGGGCCGATCTGTTATAGATCCAATGGGCTACCTGAACATAGATATCTTTGTGTATATCAGGATAATTCATCATAGCAGTCAGTTTCCTTGCATCAAATTTCTCTTCAAATTCTTCCAAAGGGAAAGCTGCTTTCAGGATATCCCCCAGATACATGCCGGATACCGCTTTCTCAAAACGCTGTTTACCCAAACTGTCAGAAGTTGCGTCAACAGTATCGTCCACCGCAGTCAGGAAGGGAGGATAAAAGTTTCCCGATTCCAGATTGACCGGAATCAAGCCTTGTACGTGACATTCCGGGTCCAACTTCGTTATCTTGTCAGACGGAATAAAAGTTGCCATATTTGTACCTGTCCCTACAATCAGGCCAATATAAGCATCATAGCTTTTGTCGGTAAGCCCGGCAAATAAACTGGCAATCGTGTCATTCAGCACTTTAACTCCTGTAAATCTGATTTTATTTTTTTCATTCAGGTAGTCGAGTAAGGGTTTCCCAACAAACTGTCCCACCATTTCCCGAATGTCTACCCCCTTGGTCCAACGAAGCAATCTTGCATCGCCTCCCGGTATCGATTCGGTCGGATAAGAAAAACAATAACCGATAGGCATTTCCTCTTCCCGCTTTATTTCAACAATCAGGTCGGCCAACTCTTTGAACAACTCTTCACGGGTATAACCGGGCGACTTCATAATCGACATATCCTTCTTCCAACCATTATTGGGATAGATGATTGGCTTTTCGGTTGAGAAATCGACAATTGCCACTCTATAGTTGGTACCTCCCAGGTCCAGAACCAAAGCCTTGCCTTTAACATCGGTCGCCTTAGGTAAAATAAAGGTAGGAATACATTGTATTTCAGCATTATTCTTATTTAATCCCTCTTCCACTTTCTCCCGGAATGCGTGCGCGATTCCTTTCAGTTGTTCATTGTCCAGTTTGAAAATATTCTTCTCCATGATATTAATTTTATGTATGGATTATCTTTATATCTGTAAATAACAACTGAAGATGAATTTTGCTCAAAAGACAATTTGTTTTAATGCTTTCATCACAGAGTAGCACAGAGTGGACCCTACAAGATCGACTCTGTGTTACTTTGTGGTAATCAGTCTCCGTTCCTATTCCTGTACACAACGAGTGGTGTATGCATTATAATCTTCAAATGCAGCAACCTCAATTTGATTATTTGAGGGACTGACCTTCAATACACTCTTGGTGTCTATCACATTGATATATCCCTCCTTACCTATATTATTCAACTGTGTTATGAGAGGTGGATACCCGGTGAACCTCAAATAAGTGCGGTTTTCCGTATCGTCATAGTTCAACAACATTCCTCCATCTGACTGCGCAGTGGCTGGAATACTGCTATTATCCCTAACTGTTATCTTGAAGCAACGGTAAACATTAAACAAAAAAAGGAAGCCGAATCAAATGATTCAGCTTCCTTTTTCTCTGAGCGGAAAACGAGACTCGAACTCGCGACCCTAACCTTGGCAAGGTTATGCTCTACCAACTGAGCTATTTCCGCAATGTAGTGCCCAGAACAGGACTCGAACCTGCATGCCTCTCGACACACGCACCTGAAACGTGCGCGTCTACCAATTCCGCCACCTGGGCATTGACTAATCAGAAACCTGCCGTTAAAAAAATGGAGAGGAACAGATAACCGACGTTCTTGTTGAGCGGAAAACGAGACTCGAACTCGCGACCCTAACCTTGGCAAGGTTATGCTCTACCAACTGAGCTATTTCCGCAAAACAACTTTAATACAGAATGTGAAGAGAAGGAGACTCGAACTCCCACGACAGTAATGTCACTACCCCCTCAAAGTAGCGCGTCTACCAATTCCGCCACCTCTCCGATTCTTGATTAAAGCTTTGAACTATTCTCACCTTTGTGCCCAGAACAGGACTCGAACCTGCATGCCTCTCGACACACGCACCTGAAACGTGCGCGTCTACCAATTCCGCCACCTGGGCAAAAGGTTTCCAACATTTCAAAGAGAGCGGAAAACGAGACTCGAACTCGCGACCCTAACCTTGGCAAGGTTATGCTCTACCAACTGAGCTATTTCCGCATTTGCAACCATTGTTTCTCGATTGCGGTTGCAAAGGTAGGCATTTTCTTGATATCTGCAAGCATTCGGAACACTTTTTTCTCAAGAAAATGTGCATTGTGTTTTTGGCAAACGACAAATGTTTTGATTATCAACTCATTCTATCGCGATAATCTTCGTAGGAAAACTGCCTGAAGATTTCGGCTTTGCCATCCGCTGTCCACAGAGCAATGGCAGGATGGTGAATTCCATTAAACATATTCGTTTTTACCATTGTATAATGTATCATATCTTCAAAGACAATTCGTTCGCCTGCCTGCAGTTCATGGTCGAAACTCCAGGACCCCATGTAATCTCCGCTCAGGCAGGAATTGCCCCCGAGACGATAGACAAACGGTCCCTCCTCTCCCATCACCGCTCCGCGAACGGCGGGCTGATAAGGCATTTCAAGACAGTCGGGCATGTGGCAGGTGAAGCTGACGTTGAGAATGGCCGTACGGATGCCGCGGCTTTCGACAATATCCACCACCTCGGAGGTGAGGACTCCGGTTTGCCAGGTGAAAGCCGAACCGGGCTCGAGGATGATACGCAAATGCGGATAGCGCTTTTTCAATCCTTGTAACAAGCCGGTCAGATGCCGGGTATCATAATCCTTGCGGGTCATCAGGTGGCCGCCGCCCAGGTTGAGCCACTTGATTTGAGAAAACCACGGCGAGAACTTCTCTTCAAGATGTTGCAAAGTGCGCTCGAGCTCAAACGAAGATGACTCGCAATGGCAATGACAATGGAAACCTTCGATCCCCTGCGGCAAACGGGCGGGCAACAGATCGGCAGTGATCCCGAAACGGGTGCCGGGAGCGCACGGGTTATAGAGTTCGGTCTCTACCTCCGAATACTCGGGATTAACACGGATGCCGCAAGAGATGCCGCTGCCTTCGGCCACAGTCAGCGGATAGAAGCGGCTGAATTGAGACAGGGAATTGAACGTGATGTGGCTGCTGCAACGCATGATCTCCGGGAAGTCCGCCTCGGTATAGGCCGGGGAATAAGTATGCGCCTTACTGCCGAACTCTTCGAGCGCCAAACGGGCTTCGTAGACGGAACTGGCCGTGGAGTGTCCGATGTACTCCCTGAAAATGGGAAATGAACGCCACATGGCAAAAGACTTGAAAGCAAGGATGATTTCAACTCCGGCATCATCGGCTACACTCTTTATCAGGCTGAGGTTCTTTCTCAGCAGCTCCTCTTCCATGATATAACACGGAGAGGGGAATTGGGTAAAATCTATCATAGTCAACTACAAGGTTCACCACAGAGTAACACAGAGTCTCACGGAGTTTTAAGTTTTTATCAGTGGGATCTTAAGGAGAGAAAAATTTCTCTGTGCGGCTCTGTGTTACTCTGTGGTGAGAATAAATTATTCTATTACTTTAAATCTGGCGAAACGCAGCAACAGCTGTTTATCACCTGCATTACGGAAATGAATGGTAGCTTTGGCATTGTCGCCCGTACCTTCTACGCGAATCACCTCACCCAGGCCGAAGCGTTCGTGCTCGATGGTCTGTCCGGGCTGTACGCCGGCGACGCCGGCTCCGGAAGCCGACGATGGGGAGAGCATAGTCCCACTTACCTTTTTCAAGTTACGGGGGACCGTCGGCGCGATGATCTGCGCCTTCGGCCGTTCGCGTTCCGGACGGTCGGCCGACGGACGGGCAGAGAAGCGTTCGGAAGACGAACGGCGCGAATACCCCTCTTCCATCTCGCGGCGGAAGCGGCCGGCCCCTTCGTCGATGCTCCGGCCTAAAGCGGCCTCCTGCGGAAGTTGCAGGAAACGGGTGTCGATGTCCCGCAAGAAACGGCTGGGGCTGCCGAACTCCATCTTACCGTAACGGAAACGGGTTTTGGCAAACGAGAGGAAACAGTGCTCTTCGGCACGGGTGATGGCTACATAGAACAAGCGTCGCTCCTCTTCCATCGCACGGGGTGAATCGCCCGCCATCCCGCTGGGGAAAAGATTCTCTTCCATCCCCACCACGAATACGTTGCGGAACTCCAGTCCTTTGGCGGAATGTACCGTCATCAGAGTCACCTTCTCGCCGTCTCCCTCCTTGTCGGAATCCTGATCGGTGAGCAAGGATACTTCGGAGAGAAAGTCGATCAGAGAAACGTTCGTGTTCCCCTCTTCCTGACGCATGGCACAAAAATCATTCATACCGTTCACCAGTTCCTCGATGTTTTCTTTCCGGCTGAGATTTTCGGGCGAATTGTCCTGGCAGACTTCAT containing:
- the cobM gene encoding precorrin-4 C(11)-methyltransferase, with product MKTAIIVISEAGIALAKTLEQELPESEIFSTGTDTDCHSISNLQEAVPEIFHKFDAIIFIGAMGICIRAIAPHIEDKHKDPAVVCVDSTGRYAVSVLSGHIGGANGLTRYVASILGAEPVITTRSDRTGLWALDTLGKKYGWQTVPAESSDMNHLITLFVDCKPTALLLDIRDEGTTQLEHTLPPHVDVFYKFEDMDLRKYDLLLLVTPFIYNTSDTPALYYVPPVLHMGVGLARDAHPVDTVITHLMDVVVQANMIPLAIRTVSSIEEKKDEPVLKLLAEAYQTRLYTASQLSKIEVPTPSEVVNKHMGTPSVSEASALLSSGGGPLLLPKQKGANFTVAIAMDAASVRQGHIEIVGAGPGDPELISVRGRHFLEEADLILYAGSLVPRELTECAKAGATIRSSASMTLEEQFALMKEFYDRGQLVVRLHTGDPCIYGAIQEQMNFFDQYGMHYHITPGISSFQAAAAALQSQFTIPERVQTIILTRGEGRTPMPEKEKLSLLARSQSTMCIFLSAGVVDQVQRELLEHYPPTTPVAACYHLTWKDERIFRGQLQDLAKIVNENHLTLTTMIVVGDAIDNREGLSRLYSHQFKHLFRK
- the cbiD gene encoding cobalt-precorrin-5B (C(1))-methyltransferase CbiD, which produces MILIFGGTTEGRAAVNVIEEAGKPYYYSTKGDEQDIYLHHGIRLSGAMTRRTLKAFCRQNDIRLLIDAAHPFAEKLHDTVTDVAHDLGIPCIRYERIYDRSYLNPIFEDNCDPDDLPFKFEYDNRDLLRELKKEKEGHRFLFLTGVQSIARFKSLWTKKKYECYFRILDRDSSREIARQAGFPEDHLVYYHPETENLPQLLQELSPQAVVLKESGKSGGFTEKKDMILEYGATPYILLHPELEYYDITVDGVNSLRRTLEKMLPDYFPLRSGLTTGSCAAAAAIAAFRKLKNPILEDFNRNIHTVLPSGETIEIPCQSVSGTFSDEKIEVSATVIKDGGDDPDVTSGLPIVTTLTLNLAEAKQANNAPVQTPETWEFVFHGGPGVGTVTLPGLGLEVGGPAINATPRQMIIDNLRNCIRYYYRYLPNAPIHVTISVPGGEEVAARTFNPRLGVVGGISIIGTSGIVKPFSSEAFVRSIRKEMEVARATGACRIVINSGAKSEKYIRNLYPELPPQAFVHYGNFIGETIGIAAELGISRLTLGVMMGKAVKLAEGHLDTHSKKVTMNKEFLKEIARRCGCTPSSIEAIDHIILARELWNILPETELQAFCSLLIEQCHRHCDVLLPNGELTILLITEEGKIIQ
- a CDS encoding hexokinase family protein — its product is MEKNIFKLDNEQLKGIAHAFREKVEEGLNKNNAEIQCIPTFILPKATDVKGKALVLDLGGTNYRVAIVDFSTEKPIIYPNNGWKKDMSIMKSPGYTREELFKELADLIVEIKREEEMPIGYCFSYPTESIPGGDARLLRWTKGVDIREMVGQFVGKPLLDYLNEKNKIRFTGVKVLNDTIASLFAGLTDKSYDAYIGLIVGTGTNMATFIPSDKITKLDPECHVQGLIPVNLESGNFYPPFLTAVDDTVDATSDSLGKQRFEKAVSGMYLGDILKAAFPLEEFEEKFDARKLTAMMNYPDIHKDIYVQVAHWIYNRSAQLVAASLAGLIALLKSYNRDIHRVCLIAEGSLFWSESRKDKNYNILVMEKLQELLRELELEDVEVHINSMDNANLIGTGIAALS
- the nspC gene encoding carboxynorspermidine decarboxylase, which gives rise to MIDFTQFPSPCYIMEEELLRKNLSLIKSVADDAGVEIILAFKSFAMWRSFPIFREYIGHSTASSVYEARLALEEFGSKAHTYSPAYTEADFPEIMRCSSHITFNSLSQFSRFYPLTVAEGSGISCGIRVNPEYSEVETELYNPCAPGTRFGITADLLPARLPQGIEGFHCHCHCESSSFELERTLQHLEEKFSPWFSQIKWLNLGGGHLMTRKDYDTRHLTGLLQGLKKRYPHLRIILEPGSAFTWQTGVLTSEVVDIVESRGIRTAILNVSFTCHMPDCLEMPYQPAVRGAVMGEEGPFVYRLGGNSCLSGDYMGSWSFDHELQAGERIVFEDMIHYTMVKTNMFNGIHHPAIALWTADGKAEIFRQFSYEDYRDRMS